A segment of the Dethiosulfovibrio peptidovorans genome:
AACACCATAGGACTTTTGGTCGGCATGATGGTAGTGGTAGGCGTTTTGTCAAAGACGGGGCTTTTTCAGTTTATCGCCGTCAAGGCCATCAAGGTGACCAGAGGCAGCGGGGTGCTCATTTTGCTGGCTATCTCTCTGATCACGGCGATCCTTTCTGCCTTTTTAGACAACGTAACCACGGTTTTATTGGTCAGTCCTGTGGTGGTCTCCTTGGCCGACCTCATCAAGATGAACCCTCTTCCCCTGTTGCTTGGCGAGGTCATATCGTCCAACATCGGTGGTACAGCCACCCTGATTGGCGATCCACCTAATATGATTATTGGTTCCTTCGCTGGATTTTCCTTCAATGATTTTTTGGTGCACCTTGCTCCTTTGGTCTCTGTCGTTTGGTGCTGCATTATGGTTTTTCTCTGCTGGTACTATCGCTCTGACCTTGCGTCCGATTCTGAGGTCACGAAGCGCCTGGCCGAGGTGGATGAGGGGCGACTCATACGAGATAAACGATTGCTGATTCTGTCGAGTGTCGTCATGCTGCTGGTCCTGATGGGATTTATCCTTCATCATCATTTGGGATTGAGCGCCTCAGTTGTAGCTCTATCCGCCGCTGGAGTTTTGCTGGCTATCTCTCATCTGGACGATGGGGAGATCGTCCATCAAGAGGTGGAGTGGCCCACCATCGTGTATTTCGTATCGTTGTTTATTCTGGTGGGAGGACTACAGGAGAATGGTGTTATTTTGTCTCTGGCCGAGATTCTCACTCGAGTGTTGTCCGTTAGTCCCATGTTTATGGTCTTGGGTGTTTTGTGGATTTCCGGGTTGGCCTGTGTGTTTGTCAACAATGTAGCCTTCGCTGCTATGTTCGTCCACGTCGTCAGCGAGATGGCCAAGAGTGTCGGTATGGCTCCCGATCCCTTATTCTGGTCTTTGGCGTTGGGATCCTGCCTCGGAGGGAACGGCAGTTATCTTGGTGCTGCCGCTAACGCTGTTTTGGCGGACTTCGCTGGTCGAAGTGGGATCCCTATTTCTTTCGGAGCGTTTTTAGCCGTGGGGCTCAAAACGGTATTTCTCTCTCTTGTGGTGGTCAGCTGTTTTTTGTACTTGATCTATTGGGATCTTCCAGCCTTTTCGTGATCGGGAAAAAAACGGTTTCATGGATTGTAGAAGAAAGCTGTACAATCTTAAAAGGAGGGAATGTCATGAAAGTAGGCGACCTGATCGACAGAGATCTGTCCGCGTTGTCAGAGAGCTGTCCCGTCTCAGAGGCCATCGAGATCTTGTACCGCCACAAAGCCTCAGGTCTTCCCGTTTTGAGTGATACAGACGAGCTCGTGGGGTTTATCAGCGAAAAGGACATTATCAAAGCTGCTTTGCCTGGATATGCCCACATGCTGGAGGATTCGTCCTTCCTCCCGGACTACGGCCAGTTCAGTTCCCGGCTTCAGGCCATCTCGTCGGATCCTGTGAGCAAATACATGAAGACAGATGTGATCACTTTCAACGAGGATGATAGTGATTTTTACGTGGCTGACATGGTGATCAAGGACAACATTAAAATTGCTCCGGTCCTTCGGGACGGACGGCTCATCGGTGTTGTCAGCCGATCCCATCTTGTGCGCCATCTTCTTCTTCATCCAGAGGACGTGGACGAGGCGCTGAAACAAAAAAACTAAACCGGACAAAAGACGGCGACGAGGGGAGTTCTCCCTCGTCGCCGTTTTGATCTTCACGGGATTATTGTGCCGCTTTGTTTGAGAGGTACTCGTCGATGGCCTGAGCAGCTGTTTTTCCTGCCCCCATGGCCAGGATAACCGTGGCAGCTCCGGTGACGATGTCACCACCAGCGTAGACACCTTCTACAGAAGTGCCACCTCCCAGGGCTTCATCAGCCTCTATATATCCTCGCTTGGTTACCTTCAACTCCGGCCAGGCGTCCATGAGCACTCTGTTCGAGCTTTGTCCGATTGCTTCTATTACTGTGTCAGCCTCCATGACGAACTCACTTCCCTGAATCGGTTGAGGTCTCCGGCGTCCAGAGCTGTCGGGTTCTCCAAGTTCCATGCGGATAAACTTGACCTCGCAGACTTTGTTGTTCTCCTGAGAAAGGTACTCCAGGGGGGCTGTCAGGAAGTTAAATTGAACCCCCTCTTCTACAGCGTGATGATATTCCTCAATTCGAGCAGGAAGCTCATTCTCGGATCGTCTGTAGGCGACAGTAACCGACTCCGCACCAAGGCGAAGGGCTGATCGGGCAGCGTCCATGGCGACATTTCCCCCTCCGATAACGACGACGTGCCTGGACTTCTTGATGGGCGTGTCGTATTTGGGAAATTCGTAGCCGTGCATCAGGTTGATTCTGGTGAGGTACTCGCTTGCTGAGAAAATCCCGTTAAGATTCGTGCCGGGAACGCCGGAGAAATTGGGTGTACCAGCCCCGGTGGCGATATATATGGAATCGTATTCTTTAAGGAGCTCCTCAACCGGAAGAGTCCTTCCAACGAGAACGTTCATCTCAAAGGAGACGCCCATGTCCTTGATGTTTTCGATCTCC
Coding sequences within it:
- a CDS encoding arsenic transporter; the encoded protein is MDLKAWLSVVVFVFTILSIARGWMKASTATLLGASMMMLFRLVPGTAAEQYIDTNTIGLLVGMMVVVGVLSKTGLFQFIAVKAIKVTRGSGVLILLAISLITAILSAFLDNVTTVLLVSPVVVSLADLIKMNPLPLLLGEVISSNIGGTATLIGDPPNMIIGSFAGFSFNDFLVHLAPLVSVVWCCIMVFLCWYYRSDLASDSEVTKRLAEVDEGRLIRDKRLLILSSVVMLLVLMGFILHHHLGLSASVVALSAAGVLLAISHLDDGEIVHQEVEWPTIVYFVSLFILVGGLQENGVILSLAEILTRVLSVSPMFMVLGVLWISGLACVFVNNVAFAAMFVHVVSEMAKSVGMAPDPLFWSLALGSCLGGNGSYLGAAANAVLADFAGRSGIPISFGAFLAVGLKTVFLSLVVVSCFLYLIYWDLPAFS
- the gltA gene encoding glutamate synthase (NADPH), homotetrameric; translated protein: MAICRQRTPIGEQAPEIRARNFKEVCFGYTEEEAVQEASRCLNCKNAPCVKGCPVSIDIPGFIGKIKERDFNSAWEILSQSTALPAVCGRVCPQENQCEGPCTMGKIKGSEPVAIGKLERFIADWKADQAKQEIPQIPYNGKGKVAVVGSGPSSLTVAGELRKRGYGVTVFEALHAPGGVLMYGIPEFRLPKSIVQREIENIKDMGVSFEMNVLVGRTLPVEELLKEYDSIYIATGAGTPNFSGVPGTNLNGIFSASEYLTRINLMHGYEFPKYDTPIKKSRHVVVIGGGNVAMDAARSALRLGAESVTVAYRRSENELPARIEEYHHAVEEGVQFNFLTAPLEYLSQENNKVCEVKFIRMELGEPDSSGRRRPQPIQGSEFVMEADTVIEAIGQSSNRVLMDAWPELKVTKRGYIEADEALGGGTSVEGVYAGGDIVTGAATVILAMGAGKTAAQAIDEYLSNKAAQ
- a CDS encoding histidine kinase, giving the protein MKVGDLIDRDLSALSESCPVSEAIEILYRHKASGLPVLSDTDELVGFISEKDIIKAALPGYAHMLEDSSFLPDYGQFSSRLQAISSDPVSKYMKTDVITFNEDDSDFYVADMVIKDNIKIAPVLRDGRLIGVVSRSHLVRHLLLHPEDVDEALKQKN